The following DNA comes from Rosa rugosa chromosome 5, drRosRugo1.1, whole genome shotgun sequence.
GCTTGAATCTACATGGTACATAAAATCTTCTAACAAATCATCCTCTATGAAATCAGGAGGTTACTCAACCCAAACACATAATATGGCAAGAAAAATGGAAAGATACTAAGAACAAAGGATAAATAGCCAATCTATGGAGTAACGTATTTGCCTCAGAAAATTGCTGACCTATAAAAATGGCTTGTAAACTACAATTTATGGCTTTGACGTAGCTCCCTCTGTAGCAGCAAAGGCTTCGGCATTTCAGCAGACTACACAAGGAGAATGTATTTACAAGTTTGTTCTTCTTACGCCTCTCTATCCTCCACCTACAGTCTCACTGCCTCTATGTTTTAAGAGATAAATTGGTGGATGTAATACACAAGTTATAATTGGAGAAATCGTTTACATACATCTGATTTCTAGGCAaacaattagttttttttttttttttttttttctcaacttAAATCTAAAACAACTCACATATATATCCCATGGATGACAATTGCTGGCATGACTCATAGCCATCTCCGGAACTGCACCACATTCTACAAGCTCTTCTGGGATCCAATCAAGAATAATGAATATGTGATGATGACCTTGGTTTCCTGAAGAATACACCCTCAATCCAAGTAGCCATAAATGCAGTTTGATTTATGTCAAATGTCTCTTTACTGTTTTAACTGAACCGCAGCTTTCATTCTGAATCAGTCCTACTACTGAGAACTTCAGTGTGATAACATCCTTCCAATGGCGGGAGTTCAGCACTATGTCAGTATCCAATTCCAATCATCCAGATTAGCAACTATTATCAAACTTGGCTCTAATATCAAACATAAATTGCTACTTTAGGTCACTAGGCCCTTCAATCTTCTGTCTGCCTGTTGTTGAACCATCTTCCATTCCGAATTCAGCAGCCAAGATTTGTATATCAGGTGTGGATGGCCAGTTGGCTTTCTGATCCCAGTTTGAATGCCTCGGCTGAGTCCCACACCTCTCCAACCTATCCATACCAACAACACTATCAATCTGACTCTGTAGATCCTCAAGATCTTCAGCAGCCACAGCTTGGCGTTTTCCCATCTCTATGTCATATCTTGGTTTGGGCATCTCTGGGCTCATAGGATGACctaatgaaactgttgaattGGTATAGACAGAAGACGACTCGCCCTTAACCTTTTCCCTGAAGTTATGTTTAGATGGAGGAATCCTAGAGCAGAAAACTTCCGCGATATTTTCAAAACACCCACGATTGTGCGGGTTCATCTTGATAGTGTAGCGATACCGGAAGTTCTCATAAGTTGTCTGCAAGgagtaaaaattaaaaaatttaggaaaaaaaaaatcccagtcAGAGAGAGACAGAGTGGGAAGGCCAAACAGTGATAAGGGTCAAGAATAAGGAACCTGATTGGTGCAGATTAAATATAGATGGAAGCTACTGAGACCTCCAACAAACCAAGCAGCTCCAAATGTATATAGAATTAGAATTCCTGAAACAGGTGACTTCAATAAAGCTCTCCAGAGATCATAATGGTAAGCATCCATTATTTTCATGATGTTTACCCAGGAGAAGGCAAAGACATAGAGGCACAGCATGGCTGTGGAGGACACAAACAGGAAAAAGAATCGGTAATTCCTCTGCAAGAAGACAAATAAATTGAACCTCGTTAGGCCCATGAGAGATAATAATATATCCAACAAAGATAAAAATTAACCCCTTGAACTCAAAC
Coding sequences within:
- the LOC133710661 gene encoding probable protein S-acyltransferase 6, which produces MRKDDDLVRTREGMHGSSMHDQHSNSDRRIMDPPGPSLRVFQVWKGNNKFCFNGRLIFGPDAKSLILTVSLIVVPVILFCAFVSRGLVRIFPYHIGNFIVALAVVSTVCVVSLLLITASRDPGIIPRSLHPPEPEDDGYMSSMSSEWPGSQNGPPTVPPTKDIMVNGSIVKVKYCHTCMLYRPPRCSHCSICNNCVERFDHHCPWVGQCIGRRNYRFFFLFVSSTAMLCLYVFAFSWVNIMKIMDAYHYDLWRALLKSPVSGILILYTFGAAWFVGGLSSFHLYLICTNQTTYENFRYRYTIKMNPHNRGCFENIAEVFCSRIPPSKHNFREKVKGESSSVYTNSTVSLGHPMSPEMPKPRYDIEMGKRQAVAAEDLEDLQSQIDSVVGMDRLERCGTQPRHSNWDQKANWPSTPDIQILAAEFGMEDGSTTGRQKIEGPSDLK